In Castanea sativa cultivar Marrone di Chiusa Pesio chromosome 6, ASM4071231v1, a single window of DNA contains:
- the LOC142638540 gene encoding uncharacterized protein LOC142638540 has translation MVLLQLGFINGVSQCPLVTPLVQRRSHKASRHLRFIAQSIPSRTQRIMEGISVSGEVGGAGGAYSYNALKRLDQLWSGICSSQTVVQEPQQIVSSIRGIFDADDKAVDTFDVLVCGGTLGIFIATALSSKGLRVGIVERNILKGREQEWNISRKELFELVEVGVLVEDDIEEATAMKFNPNRCGFEGKGEIWVEDILNLGVSPAKLIEIVKKRFISLGGVIFEGYSVSSICIYEDAAVLQLAEGDILSSRLIIDAMGNFSPVVKQIRCGRKPDGVCLVVGSCARGFKDNSTSDVIYSSSSVKKVGTSEAQYFWEAFPAGSGPLDRTTYMFTYVNPQPRSPKLEELLEEYWDLMPHYQGVSLENLEILRVIYGIFPTYRDSPLPAAFNRVLQFGDASGIQSPVSFGGFGSLTRHLQRLVTGIYEAINEDFLDSYNLSLLNPYMLSWLFQRAMSARQQSNVSPDFITELLHVNFQSMQRLGDPVLRPFLQDVVQFVPLAKTLGLVMLTKPQLLPSIFKQVGIPVLLDWSGHFFMLGYYTFLSTFADPVIRPLLSSFPSKMNYEWKRRLEAWKYGAGLDYKR, from the exons ATGGTGTTGCTTCAGCTTGGATTCATTAATGGGGTCTCTCAGTGTCCATTAGTGACTCCATTGGTTCAAAGACGAAGCCACAAAGCTTCAAGACACCTGAGATTCATAGCACAATCTATTCCCTCCAGAACCCAG AGGATAATGGAGGgtatttcagtgagtggtgaaGTTGGTGGTGCTGGTGGGGCATACTCATATAATGCCTTAAAAAGGTTGGACCAGCTTTGGTCTGGTATTTGCTCTTCTCAAACAG TTGTGCAAGAACCCCAGCAAATTGTTTCCAGTATTCGTGGTATATTTGATGCAGATGACAAAGCAGTAGATACATTTGATGTATTAGTTTGTGGAGGCACTTTGGGAATCTTCATTGCCACAGCCTTGAGTTCCAAAGGTCTTCGAGTAGGCATTGTGGAAAGAAATATTCTAAAAGGG AGGGAACAAGAATGGAATATCTCGAGGAAGGAGCTCTTTGAGCTTGTAGAAGTTGGAGTTCTTGTAGAGGATGAtattgaagaagctactgccaTGAAATTTAATCCT AACAGATGTGGATTTGAGGGAAAAGGTGAGATCTGGGTTGAAGACATTCTTAATCTTGGTGTCTC ACCTGCAAAGCTTATAGAGATTGTGAAGAAACGTTTTATTTCCCTTGGTGGAGTCATATTTGAAGGTTACAGTGTCTCCAGTATTTGCATATACGAGGATGCAGCA GTTTTGCAACTTGCCGAAGGAGACATTTTGTCATCTCGTCTCATCATTGATGCAATGGGGAACTTTTCCCCTGTGGTAAAACAG ATAAGATGCGGAAGGAAGCCAGATGGTGTGTGCCTTGTTGTTGGATCTTGTGCTCGTGGTTTTAAGGATAACTCTACTAGTGATGTCATATATAGTAGTTCATCAGTGAAGAAGGTTGGAACCTCAGAAGCACAATACTTCTGGGAG GCATTTCCTGCTGGCTCCGGTCCCTTGGATCGTACTACCTATATGTTCACATATGTTAATCCGCAACCACGATCCCCAAAATTGGAAGAACTATTAGAAGAATATTGGGATCTAATGCCACATTATCAG GGAGTCTCTCTTGAGAATCTGGAGATATTGAGAGTTATATATGGCATTTTCCCCACGTATCGTGACAG CCCATTGCCAGCAGCTTTTAATCGTGTTTTACAG TTTGGTGATGCTAGTGGCATACAATCACCGGTTTCATTTGGTGGCTTTGGGAGCTTGACTAGGCACCTTCAGAGGCTGGTTACAG GAATATACGAAGCAATCAATGAAGATTTTCTGGACTCTTACAACTTATCCCTGCTGAATCCATACATG CTGTCATGGTTGTTTCAAAGAGCAATGTCAGCTAGACAACAGTCTAATGTCTCGCCAGATTTTATTACTGAGCTCCTTCATGTTAATTTTCAGAGTATGCAG AGGCTAGGTGATCCAGTTCTAAGACCATTTCTTCAG GATGTTGTACAGTTTGTGCCTCTTGCCAAGACATTAGGCCTAGTCATGTTAACTAAACCTCAACTTCTCCCATCAATATTCAAGCAG GTTGGTATTCCTGTGCTTCTTGACTGGTCTGGACATTTTTTTATGCTGGGCTACTATACGTTTCTGTCAACCTTTGCTGACCCTGTCATAAG GCCATTGCTAAGCTCTTTTCCATCCAAGATGAATTATGAGTGGAAGCGGCGCCTCGAGGCTTGGAAATATGGAGCTGGTTTAGATTACAAGCGGTAA
- the LOC142638541 gene encoding uncharacterized protein LOC142638541, whose product MSFLAGRLAGKEGAYFFQETKQAVGRLAQKNSTQKPSSLSGPSSSSSSSQEEAKADVLPEVLRHSLPAKIYYQPLNSSSSSISTSKWVLQSDPNNASSLSAKALNPLRDYLSMPQVTFGPKRWELPQLGHSVSASTANELRQDRHVHINPEKLKAAAEGFAQIGKAFAVATAIIFGGATLIFGLAVSKLEMQNTHDFRTKGRDLVEPKFEMIKEQLVPLKTWAGNMSKKWHLERQVEVKERPMVKELSKIWGAKTSN is encoded by the exons ATGAGTTTTCTTGCGGGAAGATTAGCAGGAAAAGAAGGTGCCTATTTTTTCCAGGAAACCAAACAAGCCGTAGGCAGACTTGCCCAGAAAAACTCAACCCAGAAGCCTTCTTCTCTGTCtggtccttcttcttcttcttcttcttctcaggAAGAAGCAAAAGCGGACGTCCTTCCTGAGGTGTTGAGGCACTCTCTGCCCGCCAAGATTTATTACCAACCCTTgaattcttcttcttcgtccatATCCACCTCCAAATGGGTTCTCCAATCTGATCCCAACAATGCCTCTTCTTTGTCTGCCAAGGCTCTCAATCCTCTCAGGGATTATCTTTCTATGCCCCAGGTCACCTTTGGCCCCAAaag GTGGGAACTTCCCCAACTAGGACACTCGGTTTCAGCCTCCACAGCAAATGAATTGCGTCAAGATAGGCATGTCCACATTAATCCTGAGAAGTTGAAGGCTGCAGCTGAAGGGTTTGCTCAAA TTGGGAAGGCATTTGCTGTTGCTACTGCAATTATATTTGGAGGTGCCACCTTGATATTTGGACTGGCAGTCTCAAAGCTAGAGATGCAGAAT aCTCATGACTTTCGGACTAAAGGAAGAGACCTGGTAGAGCCAAAATTTGAGATGATTAAAGAACAACTAGTTCCCTTAAAAACCTGG GCTGGTAATATGTCAAAGAAATGGCATTTGGAGAGGCAGGTGGAAGTTAAAGAGAGGCCTATGGTGAAAGAGCTTTCCAAAATATGGGGTGCGAAGACATCCAActga